One Cololabis saira isolate AMF1-May2022 chromosome 18, fColSai1.1, whole genome shotgun sequence genomic region harbors:
- the si:dkey-177p2.18 gene encoding phospholipase B1, membrane-associated, with translation MEWLWIAVATCVLPSCSVKGEDWWWKYEQGIRHYSQEALNKEFPEKTRPVSFKHPVFHCPDMSPSPSIPSSVEFVKAADIKVIAALGDSLTTAIGANATTVLGIPIEFRHVSWSIGGYGTFQDVITLANIIKLFNPNLLGAAPGKTVHGMQGHISETGFNLAVTGHNTFNLPSQTRHLIDTLRTYEGLNFEEDWKLLTILMGMNDICDYCKDKGLFSVDNFIHYITVSLEMLMNEVPRMIVNVVQILPMHTLREVQKPTPGCLLQRSFCSCLIEPVAKSPELLELVEVNLEFQKRLEELLYSDRFFKKNFAVVLQPFLKYADPPRLPNGKIDMTFFTHDCFHFTIKGHEELAKGLWNNMFQPEGGKMVVSSFSDPISLVCPPIEHPYIFTRPLAAKSGHLPRHSEAPSLAVFFLLTFFHMNLAYSGFI, from the exons ATGGAGTGGCTTTGGATCGCCGTGGCAACATGTGTGCTCCCGTCCTGCTCTGTCAAAG GTGaagactggtggtggaagtATGAGCAGGGGATACGACACTACAGCCAGGAGGCCCTCAATAAG GAGTTTCCAGAGAAAACTCGGCCTGTGAGCTTCAAACATCCTGTTTTCCATTGCCCAGACATGAGCCCCTCTCCCTCCATCCCCTCTTCAG TTGAATTTGTGAAGGCGGCAGATATCAAAGTCATCGCTGCCTTGGGGGACTCTCTGACA ACAGCTATAGGGGCTAATGCCACCACTGTGCTTGGGATCCCCATAGAATTTCGCCACGTGTCTTGGAG TATTGGAGGCTATGGGACATTTCAAGATGTCATAACTTTGGCAA atatcaTCAAGCTATTCAATCCCAATCTTCTTGGTGCTGCTCCTGGAAAGACGGTTCATGGCATGCAGGGTCATATCAGTGAAACCGGCTTCAATCTGGCCGTGACAGGACACAACACGTT CAACCTCCCCAGCCAGACGAGACATTTGATTGATACACTGAGAACTTATGAG GGTCTGAACTTTGAAGAGGACTGGAAGCTTTTGACTATTCTCATGGGCATGAATGATATCTGCGATTACTGCAAAGATAAG GGTCTTTTTTCAGTGGATAACTTCATTCACTATATTACCGTCTCTCTGGAAATGCTAATGAACGag GTGCCCCGTATGATCGTTAACGTGGTTCAGATCCTCCCCATGCACACTTTGAGGGAGGTGCAAAAGCCCACCCCGGGGTGCCTCCTCCAGCG GTCTTTCTGCTCGTGCCTGATAGAACCAGTTGCCAAATCGCCTGAACTGCTGGAGCTGGTGGAGGTCAACCTGGAGTTTCAG AAAAGGCTTGAGGAGCTGCTGTACAGCGATCGCTTCTTCAAGAAAAACTTCGCCGTCGTTCTCCAGCCCTTCTTGAAGTACGCAGACCCTCCCCGCCTCCCG AACGGGAAGATCGATATGACTTTCTTCACTCACGACTGCTTCCACTTCACCATAAAGGGACACGAGGAGCTGGCCAAGGGACTGTGGAACAACATG TTTCAACCTGAGGGGGGAAAGATGGTTGTGAGCAGTTTCTCTGATCCCATCAGCCTCGTCTGTCCACCGATA gaacaTCCGTACATCTTCACCCGCCCGCTTGCAGCCAAGTCAGGCCATCTTCCCCGTCACTCCGAAGCTCCATCACTGGCTGTCTTCTTCCTGTTGACCTTCTTCCATATGAATTTAGCATATTCtggatttatttag
- the ccn2a gene encoding CCN family member 2a, giving the protein MSAGLKNVFLLPLLCIVFSNMAASQECSGKCSCPATPPQCLPGVSLVLDGCDCCRVCAKQMGELCTEKDVCDPHKGLYCDFGAPYNRRIGVCTAREGATCVFAGQVYKSGETFQSSCKYQCTCLDGAVGCVPLCSMDIRLPSPDCPMPRRVKVPGKCCEEWVCDSLHKNSFVGSALAAYREEETYGPDPNMMRENCLVQTTEWSACSKTCGLGISTRVTNDNRECRLEKQTRLCMVRPCESQLEQSIKKGKKCIRTPRVSKPMKFEISGCTTTKSYRPKFCGVCLDGRCCTPHRTTTLPMEFKCPDGQVMKKHMMFIKSCACHHNCPGENDIFESMYYKKMLGDMA; this is encoded by the exons ATGTCTGCTGGACTGAAGAATGTTTTCTTGCTGCCTTTGCTGTGCATCGTGTTCTCCAACATG GCTGCGAGTCAGGAGTGCAGTGGCAAGTGTTCGTGCCCGGCCACCCCTCCTCAGTGCCTCCCTGGGGTGAGCCTCGTGCTGGACGGCTGCGACTGCTGCAGGGTGTGTGCCAAGCAGATGGGGGAGCTCTGCACGGAGAAAGATGTGTGCGACCCACACAAAGGCCTCTACTGTGACTTCGGAGCCCCATACAACAGACGCATAGGAGTGTGCACAG CTCGAGAGGGAGCCACCTGTGTGTTTGCCGGCCAGGTGTACAAAAGCGGAGAGACGTTCCAGAGCAGCTGCAAGTACCAGTGCACCTGTCTGGATGGAGCTGTGGGCTGTGTCCCGCTTTGCTCCATGGACATCAGGCTGCCCAGCCCCGACTGCCCCATGCCAAGACGCGTTAAAGTGCCCGGGAAGTGCTGCGAGGAGTGGGTGTGTGATTCCCTCCACAAGAACTCCTTCGTGGGGTCTGCTTTGGCTG CATACAGAGAGGAGGAGACTTATGGCCCTGATCCTAATATGATGAGGGAAAACTGCCTGGTTCAGACTACTGAGTGGAGTGCCTGTTCTAAGACCTGTGGCCTTGGAATTTCTACCAGAGTCACCAACGACAACCGTGAATGCCGACTGGAAAAACAGACCCGGCTGTGCATGGTGAGACCATGTGAGTCacagctggagcagagcattaAG AAAGGGAAAAAGTGCATTCGCACTCCTAGAGTGTCCAAACCGATGAAGTTTGAGATCTCCGGCTGCACCACCACCAAATCCTACAGGCCAAAGTTCTGCGGCGTCTGCCTGGACGGCCGCTGCTGCACCCCCCACAGGACCACCACCCTGCCCATGGAGTTCAAATGCCCCGACGGGCAGGTCATGAAGAAGCACATGATGTTCATCAAGTCCTGCGCCTGCCACCACAACTGCCCCGGGGAGAACGACATCTTCGAGTCCATGTATTACAAGAAGATGCTGGGGGACATGGCGTGA
- the chga gene encoding chromogranin-A translates to MIARGLFVLTVLSNCVLSLPMTSSQLENEDVEVMKCIVEALADVLSRPHHVPVTQECLVTLKTDDRLVTILRHHNFLKELQEIALQGGREGAQLQRDADAPTPATQVLHTAADVADRSMLDALGGPGERSILSQRKRTGKADGREEDDESAGDSRAEDVQVKRGKYKSRGQVEKSEGEAEREEYNEKRGSSEEKSERENETKDKKGDGSDEKRDASRGRPKGRKFEEEDKEEKDKRSTLFSQEHSSEKAVEEKDGAKRGSGGTIKRWTKRAKPLQVKKKMVEDASQLHSGQKEVPHHSKELLEEDEEEKKKRDPQRSPEEKELQMIARRSPEVTRGMEEEGSASRKSEEPEIESLAAIESELENVAQKLHELRRG, encoded by the exons ATGATCGCCAGAGGACTTTTCGTTCTGACTGTTTTGTCCAACTGCG TTCTGTCATTGCCAATGACTTCAAGTCAGCTGGAGAATGAGGACGTAGAG GTGATGAAATGCATTGTGGAGGCCTTGGCTGATGTGCTTTCGAGACCACACCATGTGCCTGTCACTCAGGAGTGTTTGGTCACTTTGAAGACAG ATGACAGGCTCGTTACCATCCTTCGTCATCATAACTTTctgaaggagctgcaggagatCGCACTCCAAG GTGGTCGAGAAGGAGCTCAGCTGCAGAGAGATGCCGATGCACCAACCCCGGCAACACAGGTTCTTCACACTGCAGCGGATGTCGCTG ATCGATCCATGTTGGATGCTTTGGGAGGCCCCGGTGAAAGATCCATCCTTTCCCAGAGGAAGAGGACAGGAAAAGCAGATGGAAGAGAAGAGGATGATGAGAGCGCAGGTGACAGCAGAGCAGAAGACGTGCAAGTGAAGAGGGGAAAGTACAAGAGCCGGGGCCAAGTGGAAAAAAGCGAGGGGGAGGCAGAAAGAGAGGAATACAATGAGAAACGAGGAAGCTCGGAGGAGAAGTCGGAGCGGGAGAACGAGACCAAAGATAAGAAAG GTGATGGTTCGGACGAAAAGAGAGACGCTTCCAGAGGCAGACCAAAAGGGAGAAAGTTTGAGGAAGAAGACAAAGAGGAAAAGGATAAAAGGTCAACTCTTTTCTCACAAGAACACAGCAGCGAAAAAGCGGTAGAGGAGAAGGACGGGGCGAAAAGAGGGAGCGGTGGGACCATAAAGCGCTGGACCAAGAGGGCCAAGCCTCTGCAGGTGAAGAAGAAAATGGTCGAAGATGCGTCGCAGCTGCACAGCGGCCAGAAGGAGGTGCCTCATCATTCGAAAGAGCTCttggaggaagatgaggaggaaaagaagaaaagagaccCTCAGAGGAGTCCTGAGGAGAAGGAGCTGCAGATGATTGCTCGTAGGTCACCAGAAGTGACGAGGGGGATGGAGGAAGAAGGGAGTGCCAGCAGAAAGTCAGAG GAGCCTGAGATTGAAAGCCTCGCGGCCATTGAGTCGGAGCTGGAAAATGTCGCCCAGAAACTCCACGAGCTGCGGCGAGGCTGA